The sequence below is a genomic window from Polaribacter vadi.
CATATCATCCTAAATATGATGGAGAATTAGAAATCAAAAATTTATCTGAAGAGGTAACTGTTTATTTTGATGAAATTGGGGTTCCTCACATCAATGCACAAAACCAAAAAGACGCTTATGTAGCTTTGGGATATGTGCATGCACAAGACAGGTTATGGCAAATGGAATTGATTAGAAGAATTGCTTCTGGAAGATTGTCTGAAATGTTTGGAAAAGATTTGTTGAAAACCGATGTGTTTTTTGCGGGTTTAGGGATTGAAGAAGCTGCTGAAAAAACCATTGCAAATTTGGATACAAATTCTGAAGCTTATCTATTAACGCAATCTTATTTAGATGGAATTAATCAATATATAAATGATGGAAAAACGCCTTTAGAATTTACACTTTTAGGGTTAGAAAAAGAAAATTATACCATAAAAGATGTCTATAATGTGTTTGGTTATATGGCTTTTAGCTTTGCTGTTGCTCATAAAACAGATCCTTTATTAACTGAAATTAAAGAAAAATTAGGTGATGCTTATTTTAATGAGTTAATGACTACAGATTTAGGGGATTTAACAATCAACAAATACGAAACTAAAGAGATTAAAGGACAAATGTCTGCTGCTGTTAGTAAGTTGATGGATAAATTACCAGTTTCTACATTTATAGGAAGTAACTCTTGGGTATTAGCGCCTGAAAAAACAAAAAAGGGAAAAGTAATTTTTGCAAACGATCCTCATATTGGTTTTTCGCAACCTTCTGTTTGGTATCAAAATCATATAAAAACACCCGATTTTGAAATTTATGGATTCAATATTGCTTTGATGCCTTTTCCGTTATTAGGGCATAATACTGAATATGCGTATGGTTTAACAATGTTAGCAAATGATGATTTAAATTTTTATATCGAAGAAAATAATCCTGAAAATTCCAATCAATATAAAACTGTAGAAGGTTTTAAAGATTATACATTTATTGATAAAACCATCAGCATAAAAGATGAAAAAGATACAACCTTCCAAGTAAAAGTTTCAAAACATGGACCTATTATGAATGGCATTATTTCTCATTTAGAAGATGACAGACCAATTGCCATGAATTGGATGTATACACAACTTAAAAACGAGCAATTAGATGTTTCTTTTGAAATGTCTCACGCAAAATCTTTAACTAATTTTAAAAATGCTGTTGCTAAAATTCACGCTCCAGGTTTAAATGTAATGTATGGAGATGCAAAAGGGAATGTTGCTTGGTTTGCTTCTGCAAAATTGTATCAATTAAGAGATAGTCTGTCTTCTAAAATATATTTAGATGGAGCTTCTGGCGAAGATGAAATTACAGAATATGTACCTTTTGATGAAAACCCACAAGCGATAAATCCTGCTTGGAATTATGTGTATTCTGCCAATAACCAACCAGATTCTGTGAGAGGAAAATTGTACCCTGGTTATTATCAGCCACAAGATAGAGCAAAAAGGATTACCCAATTATTAGATGCAAAAAACGATTTTACAAAAGAGGATGTAGCAAAAATGATGTTTGATGTAAAATCGTCTACAGTTTCAGAAATTGCTGCTGATTTAATAAAAAATATCGATCAAACTAATTTGAGTGCCTCTGAGAAAAAAGCAATTTCTATTTTGGAAAGTTGGGATGGAAATTATTTAAAAACCTCTGTTGCTGCAACAATCTACAATCGTTTTTTATATGAAGTTTTAGCAAATACGTATAAGGATGAGTTAGGAGATAGTTTTGAGTTGTTCATCAATTCTCAATTGCAAGATCAAGCTTTGCCGATTCAAATTAATAGAGCAAATTCTATTTGGTGGGATGATATTAAAACACCAAATAAAACAGAAAACAGACAAGAAATTATAACAAATTCTTTTAAAAGCAGTTTTGAGTTTTTAGAAAATCAATTAGGTAAAAATGTGGATGATTGGTTCTGGAAAAGAGTAATTTCTGTAGAGCATGAACATGCCATTGGAAAAGCTGGAGGCTTGTTAAGAACGTTTTTTAATGTAGGGCCTTTTGAAACTGTTGGTGGAAATGAAGTAATTAACAATCAAATTTTTAAATTAGATAGTACAGGCATTTATAAGATAACAGCTGGGCCATCTACAAGAAGAGTCATTGATTTTTCTGATATAGAAAACAGTTTAGCAATTTTACCTACAGGACAATCAGGAAATGTTTTTAGTGATCATTATAAAGATCAAGCTCAAAAATTTGTGGATGGTGAATTTGTAGACATGAAACTAAATGAAGTGCAAATAAAAAGAAGCGAGAATGTGTTGATTTTGAAGCCTAAGAAGTAATTTAATCTTTTGGCATTTTTATAACTGGCAAATCAGGTTTAACAAAAATACTATTATCTAATTTTTTTCTTTCCACAGAAATTAATTCAATTGAACTTTTAAAATCCTTAACATCAGAAATTTGAATAATTGAAAGAGCTCCACCAGTCTTTTCGTTAAAAAAATCCCATAATCCCATTTTATGATTTTCGTAAGCTGTTGGAGAGTTTTTTAAATCTTTATTAAAATAATATTGATGAAAACCTTTATTGGTTTTTACCTCAAGTAATTCACACTTATAGCCAAGTATAACTTTGTCAGTTTTTTTAAATTCGTAAGAGACTACCTTTTCTTCGCTTTCATCAGTTAACGAATACATTAATGAATTTATACCGTTCATTTTGGTAAACAAAGTGTCTTTACCTTCGTGATAAGTAGCCATTTTTAATATACCATTCATTTCTGATTTATATTTTTTTCCTTTAAGATAATATGTTTGTAAATTACCTACATAGATGTCAGTTTCTTCATCAGTCATTTGTCCTGTTTTATCTTGTATTTTTATTTTAAATTTTAAAATACCTTCAAAGTTTTCTTGAGAATACGTTGATAATTGCAAACAAAAGATCAATAGAATTATAAATTTTTTCATGTTTTTTTTTGTAAATATATTAAATTAAACCTCTTTATAAACTTCCTCAAAAGGAATTCTAAAACGTTCCCCATAAACACCTTCTGGTTTTCTGATTCCACAAGAAACAATCATGTTTATTTCTGCACCAAAAGCTAATCAAAATCAAGATTTTTAACTTGTTCAAGTGTATAAACCTTATAAACTATATCTAACCTAGCTGCATTTTCTTCAATAGTAGTTGAAAACCCAATAGATTTTCTTAATTGATTTATATTCTCAGGATTTTTGATTGGCCAAATAAACCATTTATATTCTTGTTTGCCAGTTACTTTGTTTGTTATCATTCTAGTGGTACCCTGTGTTCCATAAATTTGTTCCTTATTATCAAACATTAGCTGCCTATCTTTCATCATTGCTACTAAAGTCATAGGTAGCTCGTTTTCTTTTCCTGCCTTTTCTATTATAGGTAAGTATTTGTTTATTTTGTCTGAATGTTGAATAACATACCAAGCAGCTTTGTTTGTTGGTTCACCAACTAAACTTTTTCCTGGGTATCCATGTTTTTTTATTATCTCCTCAATGATAATTAAATTTAAACTATCGTGTTTGTTTATAATGGGCCAACTATTTCTTTTAAACTCATCTAAAGTATATCCTTGTTTATTTAGAAAAGTTATATCATCTTCAGTTGATCTATCTAATAAACTTCTAAAAGTTTGATCTACCTTATAAATACTGTCTAATTCTGTTTTTAGAGCTTTTTTATCAACTTTAGTTTGGCAATAAGAGAAACTACTAACAACAAAAAATAGGAATAAAATTTTTTTCAAAATGATTTTTTTTATAAAGATATTAAATTAAATCTCTTTATAAACTTCCTAAAAAGGAATTTTAAAACGCTCTCTATAGCTATCTTCTGATTTTCTGAAATAACTTCATAAAGTTATAGTATGCTAGAGAACTATTTAAGCAATTTCAGACATGCAAATATTCCTCTAAAGATAGTATTTAGTTACAAGCGTTCCAAATTACATCATCTGGAGTTGGAGCAATTAGAGAAATATTTTCTTTGGATACAGGATGAATAAACTCAATTTTTCGAGCATGTAAACTGATGCTACCATCTTTGTTACTTCTGTCAAAACCATATTTTAAATCACCTTTTATAGGAGAACCAATATATGAAAGTTGCGTTCTTATTTGGTGGTGTCTACCCGTTTCTAGATCAATTTCTAGTAAAGAATAATTGTCTAGTTTTTTAATTATTTTGTAGTGTAAAGTCGCTTTTTTGCTGCCTTCAATTTCTTTTTTGTACACAAAAGATTTGTTCTTTTTAGTGTCTTTTTTTAAAAAATCAATTAAAGTATCACTTTCTTTTTTAGGTTTATTTTTTACAAGCGCCCAATATGTTTTGTTGATGGTTTTATCACGCAACATTTTATTTAAACGCTCTAAAGCTTTGCTGGTTCTTGCAAAAATTACAATGCCAGATGTTGGTCTATCCAACCTATGTACTGTGCCAATAAAAACATTGCCAGGTTTGTTGTATTTGTCTTTTACGTATTCTTTTACAACATCACTTAAAGGTTTATCCCCAGTTTTATCGCCTTGTGTAATATCTCCAGCACGTTTATTGATGATAATAATATGATTATCTTCATAAAGTACTTGTAAATTTTCTTTGGTAGAGTGCATTTTCGATTATTTAAAATCTTTGGCAACATCTGCGTTTACGCCATCAATAAAATCTAAAAATTCTTTTCTACCTAAACCTGTTTGAGAAGAAGTCAAAAAATTCATTGGTAGAGTTTCCCAATGTTGTAGTAATTTCTTTTTGTAAGATGTTATTTGTTTGTTCAGTTTAGAACTTCCTAATTTATCTGCCTTTGTAAAAACAATGCAAAAAGGAATTTGATTTTCACCCAAAAACTGCATAAAATCTAAATCTATTTTTTGAGGATCGTGTCTAGAATCAATTAAAACAAACGTACAAACCAGTTGTTCTCTTTCTTTAAAATAATTTTCTATAAAATACTGAAAAATTACACGTTTCTTTTTAGAAACTGATGCGTAACCATAACCAGGTAAATCAACCAAAAACCATTCATCATTTATTTTAAAATGATTTATTAATTGCGTTTTACCAGGTTTCCCAGAAATTTTAGCCAAATCTTTACGCTCCATTAACATGTTAATCAATGAAGATTTCCCAACATTAGATCGCCCAATAAAAGCATATTCAGGAATTCTATCTTTGGGAGCATTTATAACATTGCTGTTACTCATTACAAATTCAGCAGACTTAATTTTCACAACAAAAAAGTTTTATATATTTCTAGATTTTAACCAATCATGTAGAATTTGATTGAATTCTTCTGGTCTTTCCATCATTGCAGCATGTCCACATTTATCAATCCAAAATAAATCTGAATTTGGTAATAATTTATGGAAATCTATCGCTACTTCTGGAGGTGTAACTCCATCTTGTTTTCCCCAAATTAAACACGTTGGTTGTGTCATTTCAGGCAAATCATTTTTCATATTATGACGAATTGCACTTTTAGCAATAGATAAGGTTTTTAAAGCCTTCATTCTATCATTTACAGTAGCATACACATCATCTACTAATTCTTTTGTAGCAATTTTTGGATCATAAAAAACTTCTTTAGTTTTGTTTTCTATGTATTCGTAATTTCCTCTTTTTGGAAAACTATCTCCCATTGCTTTTTCATACAAACCAGAACTTCCTGTAAGTACAATCGTATTTACTTTTTCAGGATAATGTTTGGTAAAATATAAAGCAATATGGCCACCTAACGAATTTCCTAAAAGAATAGCGCTATCAATTTTTTTAAACTCTAAAAAGTTTTTTAAATAGCTTGCTAAATTCTTAACATTTGTTTTTATAAGTGGCAGCGAATATAAAGGTAATTCAGGAATTAAAACCTTATAGCCATTGTTAGAAAAATGAGTAAAAGTTGCTCCAAAATTACTTAAAGCGCCCATTAATCCATGTAAAACAATGATTGCAGGTCCTTCTCCAGCTTCTGCATAAGTAAAATCACCTTCGGTTTTTAATTGGTCAGTCATTGATTTTTTTTGATTGCTATCAATCGCAAATGTAATTCTTTTTTATTAGATGGAAATCGATTTCAGCAATCCTTAAACACAGTTGTTAACAAGAAGTTTTCTCATATAGAGTAGGGTTATTGCGTGTTTTTATTAACAATGTGGTAAAAAGTGGTAAAAAGTGGTAAAATTTATATATTTTTGATGTTAATTAATTCTGAAGTGTGATAAACCTAATTGGAACATATGAATGTAAGGCAGATGCTAAAGGCAGAGTGATGGTTTCATCAGCTTTGAAAAAGCAAATGCAACCAATTTTACAAGAAGGTTTTGTGTTAAAAAGAGCAGTTTTTGAAAAGTGCTTAGAGTTATATCCTATGAAAGAGTGGAATATAATGATGGAAAGGATTAATAAGTTGAACAAATTTAAGAAAAAGAACAACGATTTTATAAGAAGGTTTACGGCTGGTGTAAAGTTGGTAGAGTTAGACGCAACTGGTAGAATTCAAATACCAAAAGATTTGTGCGATTTTGCTGGAATTCAAAAACAAGTAGTCATGTCGTCATCTGCTAATATTATTGAAATTTGGGATAAAGACAAGTACGAAAAAGCCATTGACGATGCTGCAGATGATTTTGCAGATTTGGCTGAAGAAGTAATGGGAAATACAGAATTCGATGAGTTATCATAATGCAGTTTTATTAAAAGAAAGCGTGGATGCACTTGCTATCAAAGAAGATGGTGTGTATGTTGATGTAACTTTTGGTGGTGGAGGACATTCCAAAGAAATTTTGAAAAGATTAGGTAAAAACGGAAAGTTATTCGCTTTTGATCAAGATCCTGATGCTTTGGCAAATGTAATTGATGATGAACGTTTTGTGTTAATTCCAGAGAATTTTAGATACATCTCAAGGTTTTTAAGATTTCATAGGATAAAAAAAGTCGATGGAATTTTAGCAGATTTAGGAGTTTCTTCTCATCAATTTGATGAAGCAGAAAGGGGGTTTTCAACTCGTTTTGAGGGCGATTTAGATATGAGAATGAATCAACGATCTAAAATATCAGCAAAAGAAGTTGTGAATACTTATTCAGAAGAAAAATTAGCTGACATATTATTTATGTATGGAGAAATTAGAAACTCTAAAAATGTTGCTAAAACAATTGTTGAAGAAAGAGAAAAGCAAAAAATTGAAACAAGTTTTCAATTAAAGACAATTTTAAAAAAGTATTTGCCAAATGCTTTAGAACATAAAATTTTAGCGCAAATTTTTCAGGCGATAAGAATTGAGGTAAATGAAGAATTAGAGGTTTTAAAAGAATTTTTATTACAAACACCTAATTTATTAAAAGAGGATGGTAGGTTAAGTGTTATTTCTTATCACTCTTTAGAAGATCGATTGGTAAAAAGATTTATTCATACAGGTTTGTTTAAAGGTGAGCCAGAAAAAGATGCTTTTGGTAGATCTAATGAGCCTTTAAAAAGAGTTGGGAAATTAATAATTCCAACTCCAGAAGAAATTAAAATTAACAATAGAGCAAGAAGTGCAAAGTTGAGAATTGCAACACTAAAAGTTTAAGGTTCAATATTTAAAATTTTGAATTCTAAACTTTAAACATTGAATTGAAAAAATGACAAAAGTTAAAAGAGGTATTTACGATTTTTTGCGAGGAAGTTTCCTTACAGATGAGTCTGCTTTTAAAAATTGGCGAATCATCATTTTTGTTGTTGTGCTTCTATTAATTATGATTTCAAGCGCACATAGTGCAGATAAAAAAGTGATAGAAATATCAGAATTAAATAAAAAGAAACGAGAATTACGAGCAGAATATGTAGATACAGGAACCATTTTAATGCGAATGAAAATGGAATCTAACATTAGAGAAAAAGCAAAATCAAGAGGTCTGAAACCTTCAGAAAATCCTCCAAAAAAAATAAAAGTAACCTATAAAGACTAAAACAAATTGGCAACTCACAAAAAAAGCATCCTTACCAAATTCTACATTGTAGCTGGTTTTATTACGCTTATTTTGTTTGCGGTTATTTTTCGTGTGGTAAACATTCAATATTTTCAAGGAGAAAAATACAGAAAACTTTCTACAGATCTTACAGTTAAAGAATTTACAATTTCTGCAAATAAGGGAAATGTGTATGCAGCAGATGGTAATTTATTAGCAACATCAATGTCTAAATATACCATTAGAATGGATGTTGTTGCAGTAGATGGAACTGTTTTCGAAAAAAACATAGCAGGTTTATCTAAAGAATTGTCAAAAATGTTAGGGTATTCTGCAAACCATTATCAAACAAAATTAAGAGACGCTAAAAAACGTAAAAACAGGTATTTATTAATTGCCAGAAATGTGGGTTATAATGATTATGTGAAAATGAAATCATTTCCAATTTTTAATTTGGGCGTTTATCAAGGTGGTTTTATTGCAGAACATAAAACTGTAAGAGAGCATCCAATAGGTAAAATTGCAGAACGTACAATTGGGTATGCAGATTTTAGAGGAGAAGCTGGTATTGAAGGTGCTTTTGCAGATTTTATGGAGGGTGAAAACGGTTTGCGATGGAAACAGAAAATTGCAAAAAACCAATGGAAACCAATTTCTGATGTTAACGAAAAAGAACCTATTGATGGACATGATGTTATTACAACAATTGATGTAAATATTCAAGATATTACACATCATGCTTTATTACGTCAATTAGAATATTTTGAAGCAGACCATGGTTG
It includes:
- a CDS encoding penicillin acylase family protein, whose product is MKFIKKTLKILVLIIVLVVVGVWLYSLTYHPKYDGELEIKNLSEEVTVYFDEIGVPHINAQNQKDAYVALGYVHAQDRLWQMELIRRIASGRLSEMFGKDLLKTDVFFAGLGIEEAAEKTIANLDTNSEAYLLTQSYLDGINQYINDGKTPLEFTLLGLEKENYTIKDVYNVFGYMAFSFAVAHKTDPLLTEIKEKLGDAYFNELMTTDLGDLTINKYETKEIKGQMSAAVSKLMDKLPVSTFIGSNSWVLAPEKTKKGKVIFANDPHIGFSQPSVWYQNHIKTPDFEIYGFNIALMPFPLLGHNTEYAYGLTMLANDDLNFYIEENNPENSNQYKTVEGFKDYTFIDKTISIKDEKDTTFQVKVSKHGPIMNGIISHLEDDRPIAMNWMYTQLKNEQLDVSFEMSHAKSLTNFKNAVAKIHAPGLNVMYGDAKGNVAWFASAKLYQLRDSLSSKIYLDGASGEDEITEYVPFDENPQAINPAWNYVYSANNQPDSVRGKLYPGYYQPQDRAKRITQLLDAKNDFTKEDVAKMMFDVKSSTVSEIAADLIKNIDQTNLSASEKKAISILESWDGNYLKTSVAATIYNRFLYEVLANTYKDELGDSFELFINSQLQDQALPIQINRANSIWWDDIKTPNKTENRQEIITNSFKSSFEFLENQLGKNVDDWFWKRVISVEHEHAIGKAGGLLRTFFNVGPFETVGGNEVINNQIFKLDSTGIYKITAGPSTRRVIDFSDIENSLAILPTGQSGNVFSDHYKDQAQKFVDGEFVDMKLNEVQIKRSENVLILKPKK
- a CDS encoding RluA family pseudouridine synthase, which gives rise to MHSTKENLQVLYEDNHIIIINKRAGDITQGDKTGDKPLSDVVKEYVKDKYNKPGNVFIGTVHRLDRPTSGIVIFARTSKALERLNKMLRDKTINKTYWALVKNKPKKESDTLIDFLKKDTKKNKSFVYKKEIEGSKKATLHYKIIKKLDNYSLLEIDLETGRHHQIRTQLSYIGSPIKGDLKYGFDRSNKDGSISLHARKIEFIHPVSKENISLIAPTPDDVIWNACN
- the yihA gene encoding ribosome biogenesis GTP-binding protein YihA/YsxC, coding for MKIKSAEFVMSNSNVINAPKDRIPEYAFIGRSNVGKSSLINMLMERKDLAKISGKPGKTQLINHFKINDEWFLVDLPGYGYASVSKKKRVIFQYFIENYFKEREQLVCTFVLIDSRHDPQKIDLDFMQFLGENQIPFCIVFTKADKLGSSKLNKQITSYKKKLLQHWETLPMNFLTSSQTGLGRKEFLDFIDGVNADVAKDFK
- a CDS encoding alpha/beta fold hydrolase; the encoded protein is MTDQLKTEGDFTYAEAGEGPAIIVLHGLMGALSNFGATFTHFSNNGYKVLIPELPLYSLPLIKTNVKNLASYLKNFLEFKKIDSAILLGNSLGGHIALYFTKHYPEKVNTIVLTGSSGLYEKAMGDSFPKRGNYEYIENKTKEVFYDPKIATKELVDDVYATVNDRMKALKTLSIAKSAIRHNMKNDLPEMTQPTCLIWGKQDGVTPPEVAIDFHKLLPNSDLFWIDKCGHAAMMERPEEFNQILHDWLKSRNI
- the mraZ gene encoding division/cell wall cluster transcriptional repressor MraZ, giving the protein MINLIGTYECKADAKGRVMVSSALKKQMQPILQEGFVLKRAVFEKCLELYPMKEWNIMMERINKLNKFKKKNNDFIRRFTAGVKLVELDATGRIQIPKDLCDFAGIQKQVVMSSSANIIEIWDKDKYEKAIDDAADDFADLAEEVMGNTEFDELS
- the rsmH gene encoding 16S rRNA (cytosine(1402)-N(4))-methyltransferase RsmH codes for the protein MSYHNAVLLKESVDALAIKEDGVYVDVTFGGGGHSKEILKRLGKNGKLFAFDQDPDALANVIDDERFVLIPENFRYISRFLRFHRIKKVDGILADLGVSSHQFDEAERGFSTRFEGDLDMRMNQRSKISAKEVVNTYSEEKLADILFMYGEIRNSKNVAKTIVEEREKQKIETSFQLKTILKKYLPNALEHKILAQIFQAIRIEVNEELEVLKEFLLQTPNLLKEDGRLSVISYHSLEDRLVKRFIHTGLFKGEPEKDAFGRSNEPLKRVGKLIIPTPEEIKINNRARSAKLRIATLKV
- a CDS encoding FtsL-like putative cell division protein, with translation MTKVKRGIYDFLRGSFLTDESAFKNWRIIIFVVVLLLIMISSAHSADKKVIEISELNKKKRELRAEYVDTGTILMRMKMESNIREKAKSRGLKPSENPPKKIKVTYKD